DNA from Triticum aestivum cultivar Chinese Spring chromosome 7D, IWGSC CS RefSeq v2.1, whole genome shotgun sequence:
GCGGTGACTACTTCTTGTGCGCCTGGACGAACTTGGAGTTCTTGAGGTCCTCCTCGGTGAAGCCGGCGGTCATCTTGGTGATGAGGGCCCCCGTGACGGCGAAGCCGGCGAGGAAGGGCCAGGTGCGGCCCCACTCCCGGCGGAAGAACACCGGCCACGGGTCGAACGCCGAGAAGAACTTCATCTCCGGTGGGTAGCGCTCCGATCTGGTTCTCGGTGCTTTGCGGCGTGGACGGGGAGGAGACGAGGGGAAAAGAGGAGTGGCTGGCTGTGGGTTGGGTTGAGTGAGTCGCGGTTATACctggccaaatgggccggcccggcacggcacggcccggcctGAGATAAACAAGATGTTAGGGACCTCCCCTGGCCCATACTCGTACCTGGGCTTTCCCCTTTGACAGCTCATGGGCCGGGCCTGTCTATGCACACCTCTCGGCTACAACCTACAAGTACTGGGAAGCAGGCAACGAGGACGGCATCCAGTGGATCACGGCGGACCGGCGGCTTTTCCCTTTTACCTTTCTTCCTCCTCGGTTCCTCTCAAGAGTGCTTCCTCCATTCGTGTAATCGATGATCTGTAATCTGCTACTACCACAGAGAGTGTAGATTGAACCCTGTATCCCATCTAGTCCCTTACACAAGAAATCAGAAATTCTGACCAAATAAATAGGCGAGCAGTGGCCTAACCTTACCTGCGAGAAGAATGGGCCTGCGGGGACGAAGATGATGatgaaggcaggcggggcggtGGCCTACATCTGCGATCGAAGTGGCCGGAGCGGTGGTGGTTTTCCGCACGCCGACCTTGCCCCGATGTCACCAGCGCCACCGGTGGCGTCAGACCCGACAACTCCGGCGCCGTGCAGCCCCTTTCACCGCACAAGGAGTTGGTTCcccccgccgtcctcgccgccgcaAACAGCTGGTTCCCCGCCGCACTCGCGCTCAAGCTCTCCAATCGAGATACGACGGAGCACAACCAGCAGTGTCTCCTCCCCATGGCCCCAAGCCGCACTCTTTCGAGGACGGCGCAGCCCACCTCGCCTCCGGTGCTCCTCGGCCCTCGCCACCGCCGCTCCTCGCCCCTCGCCTCTGCCGCTCCTCGACCCTCGCCTCTGCCGCTCCACGCCTTCGAGCGAAATTCTCCTCATGCCTGCGGTCGCTGGAGGGAGTGCGCCGTAATTCCCTCCTGTCTCTGCCCCGAGACGGGACGCGCTGCCGTGTTGGCTAGGGCGAGGACCGCCGCCGCTACTCGCCCCTTTCCTCCGCCGCTCCACGCCTCTGACGCGGAGAGCTCTCTCGCGTGCGGCAACCAGAGGGAGTGCGCCGCGAAGGCCCGCAGCCTCCGGCCTCTGCTCCGAGACGGTAGGCGCCGTCGTGGTCGCCGGCGACCAAGCGACCATATCGACGTTATCTGCTCACTTGTCTACAGGTCAACGAAAGGGAGGTTGTGGGGAAAGGGATTAGGATGGACCGTTTGGGACGAGTTGCTGCTTTTCCGAACGAGAAAAGGGCATGACGTGGCTGACCCCGTCTGCTCTAAGATTCGTGCGAATAAATCAAAGGTAGAAAAGTCGTTCGGGCTGAGATCCTAGAACATGGCACGTTCGGCACTTATCAATACCCAAAAAAGAAGCATGCATGCCTTGGCTTCAATTGCTTGTCGCCACGCATGTACTAGCGCCTTCAATTCTCCTGCCTCCTGCGCATGTCACACCTCTCCTCTGGATGCAAACCAGCCTTCTCATCTCTCCGCATGCAAAAATGCAAAACCGTAATTTGCTCCAGGCCTTCACGCGCTTTGTTCTCTCTGGAAGCAACAAccgaaaatttggaaaaaaaagtgAGCGCTTTGAGGCCTGTGACCCTAAGCCGGCTGCGCATGTCACACCTCTCCTCTGGATGCAAACCAGCCTTCTCATCTCTCCGCATGCAAAAGTGCAAAACCGTAATTTGCTCCAGGGCTTCAGGCGCTTTGTTCTCTCTGGAAGCAACAAccgaaaatttggaaaaaaaaaagTGAGCGCTTTGAGGCCTGTGACCCTAAGCCGGCTGCGCATGTCATACCTCTCCTCTGGATGCAAACCAGCCTTCTCATCTCTCCGCATGCAAAAGTGCAAAACCGTAATTTGCTCCAGGGCTTCAGGCGCTTTGTTCTCTCTGGAAGCAACAACCGAAAATTTAGAAAAAAAGTGAGCGCTTTGAGGCCTGTGACCCTAAGCCGGCCCAGACTACGATTCGATACCACGATCTCACTCACACCAGACTGCAAACCGTGACGAGCTAGCCACTCCACCACATAACTGCTTGTGAAATATTAAGCCGCCCAACCCTATAATAACACAAGGATTGAAATTTTGGGAAAAACACATTTTTGAAACATTTCTTGAAAATTTCGAACAATTTGAAATGCCGCAAATATTTTTTCATACTCAAACCTTTTTTCCGAAAAAATGTGAGCAATTTTTGTATTCCGACCTTAAAAAAAATACGGACATTTTTGGCAAAACCTACTAGTTTTCTAAAACGTTAACAACTTTTAAAACTCTGGAAcaaattttgtgaatttttaaatcatgaacaatttCTCCTATTGTGTTTTTTATAAAATTCCTGAACTTTTTTTGTGACACGAATTTTtttctgaaattgtgaacaaattttggaaatgGGAGCATATTTTGAAATTCCTATACATTTTCTGAGACATGAACATTTTCCGAATGACATTCTGAACATATTTCGAGAAAagagaacatttttcaaattcctgtacattttctgaaacatgaacattttatgaatgacgctctgaacattttttgaaatttcaaacccaaAACATTTGTTTAAAAAAGGAAATGTCTTATAAAACACGGAcactttttaaatttgtgaacaaatttaaaAAAACTCAAACCTTTTTTAAAAAGGGGACATCTTTCGAGAATactgaacaattttttgaaacttTGGGAAAAAAGAATACGTGAatactttttcaaaaaggaacattttttaaattcctaTTTTTTGGAAACCTTAAAAAAATTATGAATCTCTGGAAAAAATTTAAAAATGCAAACATTTTCTCAAAACAGGAACATCTTTTGAAATTCCAAAACTAAATTCGGACAGCGAATTTTTTTTTAAACCAAACTTTTTTTGAAACTTCGgaacaaaaaattgaaaacatgaacattttttcaaaatgcaCATAATTATTAAAATGGAACTTTTTTTAAACTTCCCAACACAATCTaagacatgaacattttttgaaacttgtgAACAATTTCTAGAAACGaaaactttttttatttttctgatttttttagaaaaatgaaTATTCTTTGAAATTAGCGAACAAGTTTTGAAACAGAATTATTAACTGAAAACCCCAATTTTTTCTGAAGACgttgtgaaatttttgaaaaaaaataaagaaaagaaactgaacaaaaaagaaaaaagaaaagaaatagaaaaggtAAAGGAAAAAATGATTAGTAAAAAAACATAAGAAAGCGAAAAGCCAGTAAGAAACGGTTCCGAAACATTCTAGAATCTTCACAAAACCAGAAAAACTAGGCTAGAACATTCCAGAATGTTCCCAAAACCGGATGCCTGTACGCTTTAGCTTctcaggtgggccggcccagtgcgaaCGATCGACTACTTGATGCAGAATGCGGGCATAATTCTTTGTGCAATCGGGCGCACACCCCCCGTCCGCACTGGCCCGTATAGTTCTTTGTACAATCGGGCGCACACCCCCGTCCGCACTGGCCCGATATAGTTCTTTGTGCAATCGGGCGCACATCCCCCGTCCGCACTGGCCTGATATAGTTCTTTGTGCAATCAGGCGCACACCCACGTCCACACTGGCCCGTATAGTTCTTTGTGCAATCGGGCGCACACCCCCCGTCCGCACTGGCCCGATATAGTTCTTTGTGCAATCGGGCGCACTCCCCCCGGTCCGCACTGGGCTGGCCTGTCTTACTTTTTTTTCCTTCTCAAAATTCTTTTAAAAAAGGTGTGCATGAGAGGATTCGAACCCTTCACCCCACAGTCTCTTTGCAAGCGCAGTAACCACCGGGGACAACATCCTTTGGTGATTGAGAGCATCTTTTACAGTTCTTCAAATAAAGAACGTGaacctattttcttttcttttttcaccggtttttcttctgttttttctttctcTATTTTTTAAACTTTTCTCGATTTTGCGAACATTTTTTTGTGAACCTTTTTCCGATTTCGCAAACAATGTTTTGTGAACCTTTTTctgaattcgtgaacttttttcaacaTCGATATACTTTATGCAAATCTGATGAACGtttctcaaatttgatgaacttttttttgaaccttttttgaattcgtgaacttttttaaaaatcgaTAAACTTTTAGCAAATCCAATGAACATTTCTCAAATTTGATTAACTTTTTTTGaaccttttttgaattttgaacttttttcaaaatcgatgaactttttgcacatccatgaattttttaaaaaaaattgatgaactattttcaacttttttgaactttttccgaaattgatgaacttttctaaaaatggATGAAATTTTtcacaaatttgatgaacttttaaaATAATGGTGAACTTTTTACAAATTCGTTCaactttttcaaatttggtgaacttttttttcaagttcaatgaacttttttcaagttcgaTGAACGTTTTTGAATTTTGTTAAAAACAATCAAAATCCATAAACAATTTCGAATTgatgatttttatttttattttctaatCATATTTTTCAAAAatccagttgaccagtcaactggccACCCACGACTAGTTTTTTTGAGGGGCCGGTCCTGGACTGTACCGCTCGAGCGATCTAGCGACATTGGGGTAGTgaagcaacccgctcgagcgattTGGGAGGGGGCGGTTGAAGCGATCGAGCAGGGGAACTGGTTCGCGCTCGCCTCGGATGGGCCGGCCCAGAACAGGGGCGCGTGAGCGCCGTTTCCTCCATGTGGCGCTGAAGGCACCACATAGGTGCTCCCAGAATGTGTCATAAAAGAAAAGGGAATATCCTATTTGACGCTATTGCGGCAAACTGTCGAGGGAAGGAACAGATGCGAGCGAGCAAGCGAAAGTTGAAGGTGACGGTCAGTCATGGGAGAGAGCCCCTAGTGCTCGTTCATGGGTTGGTGCAAGATATTTTGGGGGGCTATAATTACCTCTTGGTTGTTAATGCGAGGATTAAAATAGGTAGTCCATAGGAGAGTACACACGGAGGGGACAGTGGGTGTTCCTCAATGACTAAATGAGGAAGTGGAATGCTTGCAGAGTCTTGACAGACACAACTTAGTCGCGACATGACTCTCGAGTCCACACGGCTAGATTTGATTCCCCATGCATCAAAAGACCTCTTCTAAAACTAGACACACCACTACTGCAGGGTACTCCCGAAGGGAGTGCATATCAGTAGTAGTGCCTTCACGCAGTAGTAATGTTACACGAACTTTGTCCCCCTAACCTCGTGTCTCCCCTCTCGGTGACTCGAGGGAGCTAGGTCTTTGCCGCGGCCACGCCTCTACGCCTGAGCTCCCCTCCTAGCCGCCACCACTGGTTGCTGCTAGTCATCCCGCGGTGACAGGGGTCTCCCCAACGCCTTCCCTCTCCACTTGGCATTTCTCTCTGGCTCTCCTCTTCCCTCTTTCGAAGTGGCTTGCACGACGTGGGTATGGACATGGAGGTGTGTTGTGGTGGTCTAGTCGGCCATGGTGGCGCAGATTCTCACGTCGGTGACGTCGCAAAAGGAACGGGAGTGGTCTTACTGGCCAGTGAGGCGATGCTCCTTTATCAGCGACCCACGCAACAAGCGCAAGATCcactcccacctcgggatcccttTCTATGTTCCCGTCCAAGCTCTGAGGTCAGTGCATTCATCGTTCGATGGTGTGACGCCCGTCGATCCAAGGCAAGGTGGTAGGGGGCTCCTTTCGGCGATGGAGTTGGTTGGCATGGTCGTGTTTGACTTTCTGAGTGTTGGTGATGGCATGCCTCCTACAACGGGTAGCCTTCCTCTCAAATTGGTTCTGTTCACCGGTTGTAATGTTGGTTGTAATGCCCAGTTGtttctttatatataaagcagggtgAAAGCCTTTCTCGATACTATCTTCAAAGATCCATGAATCTTTTGTTGAGTAGTTTCAGTTTGTGAAGCTTTGAAGTCTTCTCCACAAGGAAAATCTCCTCCACAAACCAAAGCCGGGTCATTTGAGTAGTCTACCAATCATTCATCTCTCTCACCATGTGCCTCTCTTCTAGTGGAATACAACACGATATGGGAGACTAGGACGAGCCCCCTCGCTTCGCGATGCCTTCTTCCTCCTATTCACCCTCCCGTTCCTCCCTCGTCTCCCGACTTGGACTACCAACTCACCACCTTCGCCCTTGATGATGCTGTTGTGCGCCTTTAAGGTCTCTGAACCTCAACACTTTGGTCCATCTGGCTCTCCACTTCTTGAGATGGATGTAGACCTGGTTCGAGGTGACCTATTAGCCACAGAATCAAACACCTGCTTGAAAACAGAGTTCATGTGGGCCTCCTTGAAGTCCTTGTCAGTCCTCACCCCATTGGATATGAGGCCATACATCTTGTTAAGCATGAAGTTGGACAAGAACGACTGTCATGTCGTCGAATTGCCCCTCCCTAACATCTATGCATTTCCAGCCTTGATGGTTCCCTTATGTGCAGCAACAACGACATTAGGCACCGCCATCACAATGTTGGATACCTCGCAGGCCCCTCGAAGACATCTGTATCCGGGGGCATGTGCTCGTCGATCGAAGGCTGGGAGTCCTCAACATAGGACGACGGGAATTGGTTCTCGGACAAGACAATGGCCTAACTAAAGTCTTGGGTGCCCATGTCCTACAAGCCTTAGCATCAGGACTAGTGGAACAATGTACACATAGACATTAAGAAAGACCACTACACGTTGACAATAAGCATAGTACACATGGATCATGAAGTTCAACACAACCCCCTATGATTGATCTACAAGATCAAAGCATATGGACTTTTTTCATGGAGTTCAACACACTACCACCCCTACATATCGATCATACTTGCAAACTAGCATACTAAACATGATCCGATTCACAAGCTAGTATCACATCTACCATGGTATCATGGAAACCAACAAGGAAAACATCATCAAAGCCTACCGAAGGCCAATGGCTAGCCTGGTCCGGGTTAACCACCTCCTCCTTCCATCATGCGAAAGGCCTCCTGACAAGCGCACCGTTGATCTCCCCGTCAGCTAGAGCACGACTTTGTCACCGGCGTTGCTAGGGCTGTCGTCGAAGTGAGTTCCACCCACCGTTGGATTCGTCGTGCTAGGTTTTGGCCTCCGTTCTCAAGCTCCCTAGCCGCCACTCGATGCAGGAGCCGACCATCTGATTAAGTGGGTGGAACTGTTTCAGGCCTATCCATGGTCAAATAGTATGTCCGTTTTGGAGGACGGAGTTGAAGATGCCTAAAGACGAGTCAAAATTTGATGTCAACCCGCTGATTAGTAGGTTCAGTGATATGTAATTATTATCAACTAATGTACCACAAAAATGTATTAATAAGATGATACTACAAAAATCATCTATCAGAATTCTGTGTTGTATACACTTTTATAGACCAATTGTTAGTCAAACTTAAATTTTCGGTCTCCTCTTACCTGTTCAATCTTCGAGAGAACTTTTCATAGCTAGACTTCACAGTGTGCACGATCTCAAGAAACTTTGACAGTCGTGTGTGAACTTTTTACTAGTTGGACTGCGAGCGATGCATAGTCCCAAGGGATATTTACAGTCCCCGCATAATTATGGCCAAAAGATTTGCTGCGAGCGATGCATAGTCCCCAGGGATATTTACAGTCCTtgcataagagcatggttaatagtgtagccagctgctggctataagccagtgccatgtcatctacagcccatcttatagttaACATGTATAATAATAGattaaaagagtgtactactttacTATTATGTGGCCTATCTTTCATTTTCACAAAATGCCtaagagcacgtgctagagctggctcttcacgaaaagcccgcttaccttctctccttttttatttcctccaactaagcagagaTATACTAATTTATTCCTTATaacccgctgactcagctctattgtacttgctttAATCGTGGCCAAAAGATTTGCTGCGAGCGTCAGATTTCTGCCGCGCGGAACACTTCCCCGACCAGGAGTGCAAAGCTGCCTCTTCGGTTCTTCCTGCGCCGCGCATGCACGTAGACCCCACGCCGGCCTTTTTTGTAGGTACCGTCACATCGGCCGCGCCCTCCAGCGGCAGGACTCGTTTGTATTAGTACATGCCCATCCGTATTCTGCCGTTTGCTTGCCATGCATCTCCGTCTAGCTCCGCGATCAATGTGAGCCGCTGCCCGTAATTAGCATGCACGCATGCCTTGGCTGGCTTGAATTACTTGTCGCCTCGCATGCACGCGCGCGTTCGGTCCACCTAGGCTTGCGGGCGCATCTCTTTCCTCGGCTCTACAAGCAAACCAGCGCCGTCTCCCCAGCATGCAAATCCGTAATAACTGGCTCTCCATTGTTAATGCAAAC
Protein-coding regions in this window:
- the LOC123170171 gene encoding uncharacterized protein, with product MKFFSAFDPWPVFFRREWGRTWPFLAGFAVTGALITKMTAGFTEEDLKNSKFVQAHKK